Proteins found in one Sporosarcina jeotgali genomic segment:
- the leuD gene encoding 3-isopropylmalate dehydratase small subunit, with translation MEPINVVTSVMTPLDRKNVDTDQIISKEFLKRIERTGFGKYLFYHWRFDSEGNANTEFVLNDPRFEGSKILVADENFGCGSSREHAPWAILDYGFRVVIAPGFADIFYSNCFKNGILPIRLAQSEIDSLLADGQKSPIELTVNLEHQTVTRTDTEEILTFDIDPYSRQMLLNGWDEISLTFQYEDQIAAYEERIAR, from the coding sequence ATGGAACCGATTAATGTTGTCACAAGTGTTATGACTCCGTTAGACCGGAAAAATGTCGATACGGACCAGATCATTTCTAAAGAGTTTTTAAAGCGAATTGAACGTACAGGATTCGGAAAGTATTTGTTTTATCATTGGCGGTTTGACAGTGAAGGCAATGCGAATACCGAATTTGTTCTGAATGATCCTAGATTTGAAGGTTCAAAAATTTTAGTAGCGGATGAAAACTTCGGATGCGGCTCTTCCCGTGAACATGCTCCGTGGGCAATTCTTGACTATGGATTCCGAGTAGTGATCGCACCGGGATTTGCGGATATCTTCTATAGTAACTGTTTCAAAAATGGCATCCTGCCGATTCGACTCGCTCAAAGCGAAATCGATTCATTACTTGCAGATGGCCAAAAAAGTCCGATTGAACTAACTGTGAACTTAGAGCATCAGACGGTCACTCGTACAGATACGGAAGAAATTCTGACTTTTGATATCGATCCGTATTCACGTCAGATGCTGCTGAATGGCTGGGATGAAATCTCTCTAACTTTTCAATATGAAGACCAAATCGCTGCCTATGAAGAACGCATTGCCCGTTGA
- a CDS encoding pyridoxal-phosphate-dependent aminotransferase family protein produces the protein MRNEDLLLIPGPTPVVDSIYDALGEETRAHTDPRFVSRFKKAIERTKRILNTDGEVFIVAGSGTLAMEMALVNTIAPGEKLLIISHGYFGDRFIKLGQAFGIHIDLLQAEWGKQVDLKHVKEHLEKNQYKAVTVTHADTSTGVQASLGELIPLIKQHGALAIVDGVCATTAMPEDMQHNYAGPDTAIDIVLTGSQKAIGVPPGVGIVAFSQAALKARNEMKSVSAYYCDIHNWIPVMHDPSKYFATPPVNMICALEEGLRIVEEEGLKERYERHKAYGRAVRSALRVYGMVPLAEEKDAAPTLSCIYYPEGVDDAAFRAELAKEGVILSGALAHLAGKAFRIGHMGNTTPDMLETAIRKIGEALQKCGHEAAVEEAVSALQETLGSLSIN, from the coding sequence TTGAGAAATGAAGACTTGCTGCTCATACCTGGGCCGACGCCTGTCGTCGATTCGATTTACGATGCACTGGGGGAGGAGACGCGCGCACATACAGACCCGCGATTTGTGAGTCGTTTTAAGAAGGCGATTGAACGCACTAAGCGAATTTTGAATACCGATGGGGAAGTATTCATCGTCGCAGGCTCCGGGACACTTGCTATGGAAATGGCGCTCGTTAACACGATAGCCCCGGGGGAAAAGCTCTTAATCATCAGTCATGGGTATTTTGGAGATCGTTTCATTAAACTCGGACAAGCATTCGGAATCCATATTGACTTGTTGCAGGCAGAGTGGGGCAAACAAGTCGATTTGAAACACGTCAAAGAACACTTAGAGAAAAACCAATATAAAGCGGTCACTGTGACCCATGCCGACACGTCAACGGGCGTTCAAGCAAGTTTAGGGGAATTGATCCCGCTTATTAAACAGCACGGCGCGCTGGCTATAGTTGATGGAGTATGTGCAACAACTGCGATGCCGGAAGATATGCAGCACAATTATGCAGGTCCAGACACTGCAATCGACATTGTCTTAACCGGTTCGCAAAAAGCGATCGGTGTTCCGCCAGGCGTTGGCATCGTGGCATTTAGTCAAGCTGCGTTGAAAGCGCGAAACGAAATGAAATCGGTATCTGCTTATTATTGTGATATCCACAACTGGATTCCCGTCATGCATGATCCATCCAAATATTTCGCAACACCGCCTGTCAATATGATCTGCGCGCTTGAAGAAGGATTACGTATTGTTGAAGAAGAAGGTCTCAAAGAACGTTACGAGCGGCATAAAGCTTACGGACGTGCTGTTCGCTCTGCGCTGCGAGTCTATGGCATGGTGCCGCTGGCTGAAGAAAAAGACGCAGCACCGACATTGAGTTGTATCTATTATCCGGAAGGTGTAGACGATGCCGCATTCCGGGCGGAGTTAGCCAAAGAAGGCGTGATTTTATCAGGCGCTCTTGCACATCTAGCTGGAAAAGCTTTCAGAATCGGCCATATGGGCAACACAACGCCAGATATGCTCGAAACCGCTATCCGAAAAATCGGCGAAGCCTTGCAAAAATGCGGGCATGAAGCGGCAGTTGAAGAGGCGGTATCTGCATTGCAGGAAACGTTGGGTTCGTTGTCAATTAACTAA
- a CDS encoding ROK family transcriptional regulator, with the protein MQNGSLGFLRNENKRKVLQRIIDEEPTTRVQISKDLSMSKPTVSSLVGELIEEGWIIETGSGEASSSGGRKPVKLRFNAKNAYCIGIDIGGTGVVLGITDLQGELVNLKEFETQKNLGEKLLVEIKTQVDVMLSESGIDKQNILGVGVGVPGITNLETGIVVEAPALKWSNYPARKKIEEILSMPVFIDNDVNVSLLGEKWLGKGRHASNMIYISVGTGIGSGIMLQGNIYRGSNYSAGEIGYMVTDRQFASLYKPTVKGYGFLESVSGGNSIGEHLSNRLEREVTSLEAFELYRKGNADAIEVVTVAIENLSIGIANYVSLFDPEIVILGGGVTQSFDVIQPMINDILNRYTPRSCEIVQSAFGKKAGVIGAVALVLNEHGGLFTTKREG; encoded by the coding sequence ATGCAAAATGGGAGTTTAGGATTTTTAAGAAACGAAAACAAACGCAAAGTCCTTCAACGAATAATTGATGAGGAACCGACTACTAGAGTCCAGATTTCAAAAGACTTATCTATGAGTAAACCGACAGTATCCAGCCTGGTTGGAGAATTAATTGAAGAAGGCTGGATTATTGAAACTGGAAGTGGTGAAGCATCTTCAAGTGGAGGCAGAAAACCAGTAAAACTTAGATTCAATGCTAAAAATGCGTATTGTATTGGAATTGATATTGGAGGTACCGGAGTTGTACTCGGAATTACAGATTTGCAGGGAGAACTAGTTAACTTGAAAGAATTTGAAACGCAGAAAAACTTGGGCGAAAAGTTACTGGTGGAGATTAAAACCCAAGTAGATGTCATGTTGAGTGAAAGTGGTATTGATAAGCAAAATATTTTAGGGGTTGGCGTTGGTGTCCCTGGGATTACAAATTTAGAAACAGGGATTGTAGTTGAAGCACCTGCTTTAAAATGGAGCAATTACCCCGCTAGGAAAAAAATTGAAGAGATCCTGTCAATGCCTGTTTTTATTGATAATGATGTAAATGTAAGTTTACTTGGTGAAAAGTGGTTAGGAAAAGGCAGACATGCATCAAACATGATTTATATCTCTGTAGGAACCGGAATTGGAAGCGGTATCATGCTGCAAGGAAATATATATCGCGGTAGTAATTACAGTGCCGGAGAAATAGGTTATATGGTAACTGATCGTCAGTTTGCGAGTTTATATAAACCAACGGTCAAAGGATATGGATTTTTAGAGAGTGTATCGGGCGGGAATTCAATTGGCGAACACTTGTCAAATCGTTTGGAAAGAGAAGTTACTTCTTTAGAGGCGTTTGAGTTATACAGGAAAGGCAACGCGGATGCGATTGAAGTGGTTACAGTAGCAATCGAAAATTTATCCATTGGAATCGCTAACTATGTTTCATTATTCGATCCTGAGATTGTCATTCTAGGAGGTGGTGTCACCCAGTCGTTCGATGTTATACAGCCGATGATAAACGACATCCTGAATCGCTATACACCTAGATCTTGTGAAATTGTACAATCAGCTTTTGGTAAGAAGGCTGGAGTAATTGGTGCCGTGGCATTGGTGCTGAATGAGCATGGAGGGTTATTCACTACAAAAAGAGAGGGGTAA
- a CDS encoding extracellular solute-binding protein → MKMQFKFGLFFVLLAALLLGGCMAGSSEKTEKPAAGDTEENKDGDAENKELEDKVVIYSPHGKDILSDFQKQFEEEYGIKMEFLDMGSQEILDRIRSEKNNTQADVWWGAPQVNFDQAKDNDLLAEYKPSYADSLDEIYHDPDWMWSGTSMTPEVILYNSKEISKEDAPKDWDDLLDPKWKDEVIIRYPLASGTMRTIYSSMIYRTYKDSEDPAEGYEWLKKFDMNTKEYAANPEIMYNQVAKGVGSLTVWNMPDTVMLAKEKGYPFDYVLPESGTPVLTEGIAIIKDAPHPNAAEAFYEFVNTPEAAKLLAESYYRIPTRDDVTDLPEWIKEAEDKIKPMDIDWKLFQEKSDEWMDYWDNNIKNTKKDKSDEE, encoded by the coding sequence ATGAAAATGCAATTTAAATTTGGTTTGTTTTTCGTGTTGCTGGCAGCATTATTGTTAGGAGGTTGTATGGCTGGAAGTTCAGAGAAAACTGAAAAACCGGCTGCTGGTGATACTGAAGAGAATAAAGATGGAGATGCAGAAAATAAAGAACTTGAAGATAAAGTCGTCATATATTCTCCGCATGGTAAGGATATTTTAAGTGACTTCCAAAAACAATTTGAAGAGGAATACGGTATTAAGATGGAATTCTTAGATATGGGTTCTCAAGAGATTTTAGACCGTATTCGTTCGGAAAAGAATAATACCCAGGCTGACGTTTGGTGGGGGGCACCGCAAGTCAACTTTGATCAAGCTAAAGATAACGATTTACTAGCTGAATACAAACCATCCTACGCGGACTCACTTGATGAAATTTATCATGATCCAGATTGGATGTGGTCAGGTACATCGATGACACCAGAAGTAATTTTGTATAACTCAAAGGAAATTTCTAAAGAAGATGCTCCAAAAGACTGGGATGACCTTCTTGATCCTAAATGGAAGGATGAAGTCATTATTAGATACCCGCTGGCATCCGGAACAATGAGAACTATCTATTCTTCTATGATTTACAGAACATATAAAGACTCTGAAGATCCTGCAGAGGGTTATGAATGGCTGAAGAAGTTTGATATGAACACGAAGGAATATGCAGCCAACCCAGAAATCATGTACAACCAAGTGGCGAAAGGAGTTGGAAGCTTAACAGTTTGGAATATGCCAGATACTGTTATGCTGGCTAAGGAAAAAGGATATCCTTTCGATTATGTACTTCCGGAAAGCGGAACTCCTGTACTAACGGAAGGCATCGCCATCATAAAGGATGCTCCACATCCTAATGCGGCTGAAGCTTTCTATGAGTTTGTAAACACTCCTGAGGCTGCTAAATTGTTGGCTGAAAGCTATTACCGTATTCCAACACGTGATGACGTCACTGATCTGCCAGAGTGGATTAAAGAAGCAGAAGACAAGATTAAGCCAATGGATATTGATTGGAAATTATTCCAAGAGAAGTCTGATGAGTGGATGGATTATTGGGATAACAACATTAAAAACACAAAGAAAGATAAAAGTGACGAAGAATAA
- a CDS encoding ABC transporter ATP-binding protein: MSIVHLEAITKRFGDVTAVKELDLLIKEGEFFTFLGPSGCGKTTTLRMIAGFYYPTEGIVRFNERNMTTVSPENRNTGMVFQNYALFPHMTVFENVAFGLKVRKLSKDIIKEKVVEVLKKVRLDQYIDRQVSQLSGGQQQRVALARAIVIEPDILLLDEPLSNLDARLRDEMRTEILRLQQEYKITTIYVTHDQVEALTMSDRIAVFSHGVCQQVGTPTEIYNEPINDFVAEFIGETNLLNIDYLSQTTDFHSYQLHELDSKIEVKNDSANIAAYDKTDKLRMSIRPEAVIVSEQPLEGVNVFKGIVKTVQFTGAAVHTYVELTETVVIESTNLNKGPATYLNEGNEVYVQFPAEHIRVIPEMNI; encoded by the coding sequence ATGTCAATCGTCCATTTAGAAGCCATTACCAAGCGGTTTGGAGATGTTACTGCTGTCAAAGAGCTGGACTTACTGATAAAAGAAGGAGAATTTTTCACGTTTTTAGGGCCGAGTGGATGTGGGAAAACAACAACACTTCGAATGATCGCCGGTTTTTACTATCCAACTGAAGGGATAGTGAGATTCAATGAGAGAAACATGACAACTGTTTCACCTGAAAATAGAAATACGGGTATGGTATTTCAAAACTATGCACTTTTTCCTCATATGACTGTCTTTGAAAATGTCGCTTTTGGACTGAAAGTTAGAAAGCTTTCCAAAGATATAATTAAGGAAAAAGTTGTAGAGGTTCTAAAGAAAGTGCGATTAGATCAATATATTGATCGACAGGTCAGTCAATTATCAGGCGGCCAGCAACAGCGTGTAGCTCTCGCAAGAGCAATCGTCATAGAACCGGATATTTTACTCTTAGACGAACCACTCAGTAACTTAGATGCACGTTTGCGAGATGAAATGCGTACAGAGATATTAAGGCTGCAGCAAGAGTATAAGATTACTACTATATATGTCACCCATGATCAGGTTGAAGCCTTAACAATGAGCGATAGAATAGCTGTTTTCAGTCACGGAGTCTGCCAGCAGGTAGGGACACCTACTGAGATTTATAATGAACCTATTAACGACTTTGTAGCAGAATTCATAGGAGAAACAAACCTTTTAAATATTGACTATCTAAGTCAAACGACAGACTTCCATTCTTACCAGTTACATGAACTTGACAGTAAGATAGAAGTGAAAAATGATAGTGCGAATATAGCGGCATACGATAAAACTGATAAGTTACGCATGTCGATAAGACCTGAAGCCGTGATAGTGTCTGAGCAGCCGTTAGAAGGAGTGAATGTATTTAAAGGCATAGTGAAAACGGTTCAGTTTACTGGGGCGGCAGTACACACCTATGTTGAATTAACTGAAACAGTCGTAATTGAAAGTACGAACTTAAACAAAGGACCTGCAACATATTTAAATGAAGGAAATGAGGTCTATGTACAGTTTCCGGCGGAACATATTAGGGTTATTCCTGAAATGAATATATAA
- a CDS encoding ABC transporter permease, translating to MLNAERRKTILLLIPVVLVLGGYVLYPALRTALESIHKNGVFSLQNYSDFFGAKAKANFEALWNSVWISLASVFFSACIGLPLAYIFNRYDFPGRKFFAGIAIMPIVLPSLVGVMAFMFLYGEAGLIPNAIKDIFNLKNVPFSIGGISGILLVHAYTMYPYFYMTSSSALGNIDPSLEEAASNLGASKFKVFWKVTFPLLTPGLVAAALLVFMVSMASFSAPFLLAGGFRVLSLQIYFSKINGDLEMAATQSVILSMVSISFLLFMRWFQSRKDYRMALKGIGAHRSEVNNPFLKWVMVSIGILAMIVLLLPHVTLLILSLVPDGAWTWQTYPQSFNFENFILLFEDPYIWEPVKNSLIMAFLACIGVFIFGIFTSYALVKRKFFGKNLLDILVMIPWALPATVVGMNMILAFNTPSPFSFGKVLVGTFWILPLAYFVRFLPLVVRSTNAVLEQLDDSIEEAAQNLGAKWFYTFRKVVLPIIMPGVLSGTLLAFVQAVGEFPTSVLLYTIGNRPISIEIMNQLRMFNIGQAAAYGMIQVGLIAIVMFISSKFFGVKAEKSLG from the coding sequence ATGTTAAATGCAGAACGAAGAAAAACCATTTTGCTATTAATTCCAGTTGTTTTAGTCCTAGGAGGTTATGTTCTTTACCCTGCGTTACGAACAGCGCTAGAGAGCATACATAAGAATGGTGTATTTTCGTTACAAAACTATAGTGACTTTTTTGGTGCCAAAGCCAAAGCAAATTTCGAGGCGCTATGGAATTCAGTATGGATATCATTAGCCTCTGTATTCTTTAGTGCATGCATTGGTCTGCCACTAGCTTATATTTTTAACCGCTATGATTTCCCGGGTAGAAAATTTTTCGCTGGCATTGCGATTATGCCTATTGTATTGCCCTCCCTAGTTGGGGTAATGGCTTTCATGTTTTTATATGGAGAAGCCGGTTTGATTCCGAATGCTATCAAAGATATTTTTAATTTGAAAAATGTACCTTTTAGTATAGGCGGTATTTCAGGAATTTTACTTGTCCATGCATACACGATGTATCCATACTTTTACATGACCAGCTCATCAGCTTTAGGGAATATCGATCCGTCACTTGAAGAAGCGGCTTCAAATCTTGGGGCCAGTAAATTTAAAGTGTTTTGGAAAGTGACATTTCCTTTATTGACCCCAGGACTTGTTGCTGCAGCACTTCTGGTATTTATGGTCTCTATGGCCAGTTTTAGTGCTCCGTTTTTATTGGCAGGCGGTTTTCGGGTATTAAGTCTTCAAATCTATTTCTCCAAAATTAATGGAGATTTAGAGATGGCTGCGACACAGTCTGTGATTCTATCAATGGTCTCCATTTCATTTTTATTATTTATGCGGTGGTTTCAAAGTCGCAAAGATTACAGAATGGCTTTAAAGGGGATTGGGGCACACCGAAGTGAGGTTAATAATCCATTTTTAAAATGGGTAATGGTGTCAATTGGAATACTGGCCATGATTGTACTGCTGTTACCTCATGTAACACTACTTATTTTATCGCTAGTACCAGACGGCGCATGGACATGGCAAACCTATCCGCAAAGTTTTAACTTTGAAAACTTCATTTTGCTTTTTGAAGATCCATACATTTGGGAGCCTGTTAAAAACAGTTTGATAATGGCGTTTCTTGCATGTATAGGGGTATTTATTTTTGGCATCTTCACTTCTTACGCGTTAGTTAAACGCAAATTTTTCGGGAAAAACCTTTTGGATATTTTAGTGATGATTCCATGGGCGCTTCCAGCTACAGTAGTAGGAATGAATATGATTTTAGCTTTCAACACGCCTTCTCCTTTCTCTTTTGGAAAGGTTTTAGTAGGAACTTTTTGGATTTTACCATTAGCGTACTTTGTAAGGTTCCTCCCATTGGTTGTTCGATCTACTAATGCAGTATTGGAACAGCTTGATGATTCAATTGAGGAGGCTGCACAAAACTTAGGAGCGAAATGGTTTTATACTTTCAGAAAAGTCGTTTTACCTATAATCATGCCCGGGGTGCTAAGCGGTACATTACTGGCATTCGTGCAGGCTGTTGGTGAGTTTCCGACATCAGTTTTACTTTATACAATTGGAAACAGACCAATTTCTATTGAAATCATGAACCAACTGCGAATGTTCAATATTGGTCAAGCAGCTGCATATGGAATGATTCAAGTAGGTTTAATTGCGATTGTAATGTTCATTTCAAGCAAATTCTTTGGGGTCAAAGCTGAGAAGTCACTAGGCTAG
- the argH gene encoding argininosuccinate lyase, with amino-acid sequence MMTRVEEFKTKDGGSFPGKVYSEVLLKPVFEDQKAYLFEAMMAVHKAHTTMLSEQQIIEVEEAEKILKAVEEIQALGNDEFSYSAAYEDLFFLVESKIGELIGDDLAGKMHIAKSRNDMGEAMYRIVLREHLQDTIGLAKTLAATLLTQAEHHVETIMPAHTHTQPAQPTTFGHYLAAIYDGLNRDIDRLERARLTVNQSPMGAAAITTTGFPISRERMVSLLDFEGLIENSYDAIGAGDYLLEAAQSLISLMTNIGRWVQELLRMASKEVGLLRVSDAYVQISSIMPQKRNPVSLEHSRSLASSALAEGLAVLHMIHNTPYGDINDTEDDLQPHLYKGFEKADRVLKLLNAVIITMEFDKKRAHQQARENMITITELADVLARDYDVSFRQAHGKAALVANNATALKKELYELPVDTVNEWLKDVTLSEADWQGIVDPAVFIQRRGITGGPNPDTVREMIADRQRKSG; translated from the coding sequence ATGATGACAAGAGTTGAAGAGTTTAAAACTAAAGATGGAGGTTCATTTCCGGGGAAAGTCTATTCTGAAGTTTTACTGAAACCTGTGTTTGAAGACCAAAAAGCTTATTTATTTGAAGCGATGATGGCGGTGCACAAAGCTCACACAACTATGCTGTCAGAACAACAGATTATCGAAGTTGAAGAAGCAGAGAAGATTTTAAAAGCTGTTGAAGAAATTCAAGCGCTTGGAAATGACGAATTTAGCTATTCGGCAGCATATGAAGATCTCTTCTTCCTGGTAGAGTCTAAAATCGGTGAGTTGATCGGTGATGATTTAGCAGGAAAGATGCATATTGCTAAAAGCCGTAATGATATGGGAGAAGCGATGTATCGTATTGTGCTGCGGGAACACTTGCAAGATACGATTGGCTTGGCAAAAACATTGGCAGCGACACTCTTGACTCAAGCTGAACATCATGTTGAAACCATTATGCCAGCCCATACGCATACACAGCCCGCACAACCTACTACATTTGGCCATTATCTCGCAGCCATCTATGACGGGCTTAACCGTGACATCGACCGGTTAGAACGAGCTAGACTGACCGTCAATCAGTCCCCGATGGGAGCGGCGGCAATTACGACAACAGGCTTCCCGATTAGTCGCGAACGAATGGTCAGTCTGCTGGACTTTGAGGGGCTGATCGAAAACTCGTACGACGCAATTGGTGCAGGTGACTATTTGCTGGAGGCTGCACAAAGTTTAATCAGCCTGATGACCAACATTGGGCGATGGGTGCAAGAGCTCTTAAGAATGGCGTCGAAAGAAGTGGGGCTGTTGCGTGTTTCGGATGCTTATGTGCAAATCAGCAGCATTATGCCGCAGAAACGCAATCCTGTGTCGCTTGAACATTCCCGATCACTTGCTTCAAGTGCACTAGCAGAGGGCCTTGCCGTACTCCATATGATTCACAACACCCCTTATGGAGATATCAACGATACGGAAGACGATTTACAACCTCATTTATATAAAGGGTTCGAGAAAGCGGATCGAGTTTTAAAATTATTGAATGCTGTCATAATCACGATGGAGTTCGATAAGAAACGAGCGCACCAGCAAGCGAGGGAGAATATGATTACAATTACTGAACTTGCAGATGTGCTGGCTAGAGACTATGATGTGTCATTCCGTCAAGCACATGGTAAAGCTGCTTTAGTAGCGAACAATGCAACAGCGCTGAAGAAAGAACTCTATGAGCTTCCTGTGGATACTGTAAATGAGTGGCTGAAGGATGTGACGCTGTCAGAAGCAGATTGGCAGGGGATTGTCGATCCAGCTGTTTTCATTCAGCGCCGTGGCATCACTGGAGGCCCAAATCCTGATACAGTTCGCGAAATGATTGCGGACCGTCAAAGAAAATCCGGGTAG
- a CDS encoding methyl-accepting chemotaxis protein — protein MKRTIAGKLRNGFGLLLVLLVVIGAASILLLVKLNNDYKNMLDDEVHKVDIVDEFVLKQEQMQSDIRGYMLYQDETMLERRQQNYERSEQLIQELGKMMNGAKMKKEYEALVDSNEKSMTLQNNIVDNLEQGKDDIAKWMSEASKDVGNVVMTRADMIKDNQYKALETKRKEVNQMMVQLTIIIAAIIMIAVVAGVLISRRISRSITKPVAIVTEGLHQIADGNFSIDPLVVRSKDEVGEMANAFNKMGADVASMIRKINVSAEQLAMQSEELSASSEESLASSELIASTAEQQLEGSERQQRITDQSTQSMSELSIGVGEISESNEDMLRSAEAVTQLVGKGSASMDEVVNEMKTIRETIRETAKIMKEMADHSSEIEKVTAIITGIAEQTNLLALNAAIEAARAGDAGKGFAVVADEVRKLAEQSKSSASEIGTMVSDIQVYSKKATKSIETGNEKVENGMKATAESNAVFKDIQQAVGDVAAKVETVSAAIEEIQAMADEVTEGAREVQRLSGQASISATETSSATEEQLAVSEEISASAQSLTRLADELQQEVSRFQV, from the coding sequence GTGAAACGAACAATTGCGGGGAAGTTGAGGAACGGATTCGGACTATTACTTGTATTGCTAGTTGTAATTGGGGCTGCTAGTATTCTGCTGCTTGTAAAATTGAACAATGATTATAAGAATATGCTCGATGATGAAGTGCATAAAGTAGATATCGTGGATGAGTTCGTATTAAAGCAAGAACAGATGCAAAGTGATATCCGGGGCTATATGCTTTATCAAGATGAAACGATGTTGGAAAGACGCCAGCAAAACTATGAGCGTTCTGAACAGCTTATCCAAGAGTTAGGCAAGATGATGAACGGCGCTAAAATGAAAAAAGAATATGAAGCACTCGTCGATTCGAACGAAAAGTCGATGACCCTTCAAAATAATATCGTTGATAATTTAGAACAGGGGAAAGATGATATCGCAAAATGGATGTCTGAAGCATCTAAAGACGTAGGAAATGTTGTCATGACCCGTGCGGATATGATTAAAGACAACCAGTATAAAGCACTTGAAACGAAACGGAAAGAAGTTAATCAGATGATGGTTCAGCTGACGATCATCATTGCAGCAATTATAATGATTGCAGTCGTGGCGGGAGTATTAATTTCTCGACGGATTAGCCGCTCGATTACAAAACCCGTTGCGATTGTAACAGAAGGACTGCATCAAATCGCGGATGGGAATTTCTCTATCGATCCGCTGGTTGTTCGAAGTAAAGACGAAGTCGGGGAAATGGCAAATGCATTCAACAAAATGGGTGCAGATGTAGCAAGTATGATTCGCAAAATTAATGTGTCTGCCGAACAGCTGGCGATGCAATCTGAAGAGTTATCCGCAAGTTCTGAAGAAAGTTTGGCCTCGTCCGAGCTAATTGCCAGTACTGCAGAGCAGCAGCTCGAGGGCAGTGAGCGTCAACAGCGGATTACGGACCAATCTACTCAATCTATGAGCGAGCTGTCTATAGGCGTTGGAGAGATATCAGAAAGCAATGAAGACATGCTGCGATCTGCAGAAGCAGTCACTCAGTTAGTTGGAAAAGGATCTGCTTCAATGGATGAGGTCGTCAATGAAATGAAGACGATCCGGGAAACGATTCGCGAAACAGCGAAAATCATGAAAGAGATGGCGGATCATTCTTCTGAAATTGAAAAAGTGACAGCAATTATTACAGGAATTGCTGAACAAACCAACTTGCTGGCACTCAACGCAGCGATTGAAGCGGCTCGTGCGGGTGACGCTGGAAAAGGATTTGCAGTGGTTGCAGATGAAGTTCGGAAACTTGCGGAGCAGTCTAAATCATCCGCCTCAGAGATTGGCACTATGGTGAGTGACATTCAAGTATATTCAAAGAAAGCTACGAAATCGATTGAAACCGGCAATGAAAAGGTTGAAAACGGAATGAAAGCTACGGCCGAATCCAACGCAGTATTTAAAGACATCCAGCAAGCAGTAGGAGATGTAGCTGCCAAAGTGGAAACCGTGTCAGCAGCAATTGAAGAAATACAAGCAATGGCTGATGAAGTTACAGAAGGTGCTCGCGAAGTACAGCGCTTAAGCGGACAAGCATCCATCTCAGCAACAGAGACAAGCTCTGCTACAGAGGAACAGCTTGCAGTAAGTGAAGAGATCAGCGCAAGTGCACAAAGCCTGACACGCCTCGCAGATGAGCTTCAGCAAGAGGTTAGCAGGTTCCAAGTATAA